In Rhizobium sp. WSM4643, the following are encoded in one genomic region:
- a CDS encoding DUF4087 domain-containing protein, with product MKYQIAAAVMIAALVVAANARAAETRCGWIENPTPANWWLEDAENTWTIMTQGDDAGEVEGMELIPDISEHDYVRTNGTYGYACACVSVETDGKDRITRILSFRQLKLAKCRADRALKFPG from the coding sequence ATGAAATACCAGATAGCCGCCGCGGTCATGATTGCAGCTCTTGTCGTCGCAGCCAATGCGCGGGCCGCCGAGACCCGCTGCGGCTGGATCGAGAATCCGACGCCCGCCAACTGGTGGCTGGAGGACGCGGAGAACACTTGGACGATCATGACCCAGGGCGACGATGCCGGCGAGGTCGAAGGCATGGAGCTGATCCCCGACATCTCCGAACATGATTACGTCAGGACCAACGGTACTTACGGCTATGCCTGCGCCTGCGTGAGTGTGGAAACGGATGGCAAGGACCGCATCACCCGCATCCTCTCCTTCCGCCAGCTAAAGCTCGCCAAATGCCGTGCCGACAGGGCCCTGAAATTCCCCGGCTGA
- a CDS encoding type II toxin-antitoxin system RelE/ParE family toxin produces MTIAYRLTRKADAVLSGIDEYACLNFGEAQADAYLLDWDRIFVLLSHAPSMGEECDELGVGLRRLLHMRHVAFYRVTSAGIVVIDIIDADRLPERHLQSNQRPRSAEQHAS; encoded by the coding sequence GTGACAATAGCCTATAGGCTGACCCGAAAGGCGGACGCGGTGCTATCAGGCATCGACGAATATGCTTGCCTCAACTTCGGCGAGGCGCAGGCAGACGCCTATCTTCTCGACTGGGACAGGATTTTCGTGCTTCTTTCCCATGCTCCCTCCATGGGAGAAGAGTGCGACGAACTCGGCGTCGGCCTTCGCCGCCTCCTCCACATGCGCCACGTCGCCTTCTACCGGGTGACATCGGCAGGGATTGTCGTCATTGACATCATCGACGCGGACCGGCTTCCCGAAAGACATCTTCAATCCAACCAACGCCCGCGATCGGCCGAACAGCATGCCTCTTGA
- a CDS encoding inositol-3-phosphate synthase yields MRSKSIRVGLVGVGNCASSLVQGLTYYDNARENEPVPGLMHTDLGGYHVHDIEISCAFDVAASKVGRDVAEAIYAEPNNTHRFADVAPIGVEVRRGRTMDGIGKYLQDRIEESTEPSANVAEILRQSQTEVLISYLPVGSEEATKWYAEQALAAGCAFINCIPVFIASKPEWQQKFAARKLPIIGDDIKSQVGATIVHRMLVNLFRERGVRVDRTYQLNFGGNTDFLNMLERERLESKKISKTQSVTSQLDIPLPADDVHVGPSDHVPWLTDRKWAYIRLEGTTFGGVPLNAELKLEVWDSPNSAGVVIDAIRCAKLALDRGVGGALTGPSSYFMKSPPQQFTDYEARRRTQDFIDDLEDVLRGAAE; encoded by the coding sequence ATGCGTTCGAAATCCATTCGCGTTGGATTGGTGGGAGTTGGCAATTGCGCCTCGTCATTGGTTCAAGGACTTACATACTATGATAACGCCCGGGAAAACGAGCCGGTTCCAGGCCTCATGCATACTGATCTCGGCGGCTATCACGTGCACGATATTGAGATATCCTGCGCCTTCGATGTTGCCGCTTCAAAGGTAGGGCGGGATGTCGCGGAAGCGATCTACGCCGAGCCGAACAACACTCACCGTTTTGCAGATGTCGCTCCGATTGGCGTGGAGGTGAGACGCGGGAGGACGATGGACGGGATAGGGAAGTATCTTCAGGATCGGATCGAGGAATCGACCGAGCCTTCAGCGAACGTGGCGGAAATCCTCAGGCAAAGCCAGACGGAAGTGCTAATTTCCTATCTTCCCGTTGGCTCGGAAGAGGCAACGAAGTGGTACGCCGAACAGGCGCTGGCGGCAGGTTGCGCCTTTATCAATTGCATTCCGGTATTCATAGCCTCCAAACCGGAATGGCAGCAGAAGTTCGCTGCCCGAAAGCTGCCGATCATCGGCGACGATATCAAGAGCCAGGTGGGAGCAACGATCGTCCACAGAATGCTCGTCAATCTCTTCCGCGAACGGGGCGTCCGTGTGGACCGCACCTATCAGCTCAATTTCGGCGGAAACACCGATTTTCTCAATATGCTGGAGCGCGAGCGGCTGGAATCGAAGAAGATCTCCAAAACCCAGTCGGTCACCAGCCAATTGGATATTCCGCTTCCAGCAGACGATGTACATGTCGGACCGAGCGACCATGTCCCTTGGCTCACCGATCGGAAATGGGCTTATATCAGGCTTGAAGGCACCACTTTCGGCGGCGTGCCGCTCAACGCAGAGCTCAAGCTTGAGGTGTGGGACTCCCCCAATTCCGCTGGCGTGGTCATCGATGCGATACGCTGCGCGAAATTGGCCCTCGACCGAGGCGTTGGCGGAGCCCTGACAGGGCCGTCGAGCTATTTCATGAAATCGCCGCCGCAGCAGTTCACTGATTACGAGGCCCGCCGGCGAACGCAGGATTTCATCGATGACCTGGAGGATGTTTTGCGCGGGGCCGCGGAATGA
- a CDS encoding histidine phosphatase family protein, whose product MTVTFFLVRHAAHDNVGNFLAGCTAGISLGEAGRSQVQRLGQRLRREDITEIYTSPRERTRETAEGIASACGLSLPQTDNALDEVNFGDWSGKTFEVLNDDPLWRRWNTTRSLTRTPGGETMLDVQTRIFGLMETLASGGDKNRIALVSHADVIKAGVSHVLGLPIDAWPRFDIAPASVTTVVIGDWGAKVMTLNEVTL is encoded by the coding sequence ATGACGGTAACGTTCTTCCTGGTCCGCCACGCCGCCCACGACAATGTCGGGAATTTCCTGGCCGGCTGTACGGCCGGGATTTCGCTTGGCGAAGCCGGCCGCTCGCAAGTTCAGCGTCTCGGGCAGAGGCTGCGCCGCGAGGACATCACTGAGATCTACACCAGCCCGCGCGAACGTACACGGGAGACGGCAGAAGGTATCGCATCGGCCTGTGGTCTGTCTCTACCGCAAACAGACAATGCTTTGGACGAGGTGAATTTCGGCGACTGGTCCGGAAAGACGTTCGAAGTCCTTAATGACGATCCTCTGTGGCGGCGCTGGAATACCACACGTAGCCTCACCCGCACGCCAGGAGGCGAGACGATGCTGGACGTTCAAACTCGGATCTTCGGCCTAATGGAGACTTTGGCCAGCGGCGGTGACAAAAACCGAATAGCTCTGGTCTCTCATGCCGATGTCATCAAGGCGGGTGTGAGTCACGTCCTAGGATTGCCGATCGATGCTTGGCCCAGATTTGATATTGCGCCCGCCTCCGTCACGACAGTTGTGATCGGTGACTGGGGTGCAAAAGTGATGACGCTCAACGAAGTGACCTTATAA
- a CDS encoding glycosyltransferase family 2 protein: MTPVPFLSIVAPCYNEEEGLREFCRRAAAAAYSVAGDAFELILVDDGSSDRTWEIISDLAADVPQVLGIRLLRNHGHQLASTAGLAVSRGERVLLIDADLQDPPELLLMMMPIMERGADVVYGQRTRRQGESWFKLASASLFYRALSRLASVTIPRDTGDFRLMRRRVVDILLAMPERDRFIRGMVSWIGGKQVALPYERDARFAGTTKYPLRKMINFALDAITSFSTTPLRISTWLGMISAGVAIALLVYTFIRWLQGETVTGWSSIMAAVSAFSAIQLICIGIIGEYLGRLVQESKKRPMFMVETMVRGGEHAELSVAFSEMSASDRRTALDAAFASEEPPRSQKNSRIG; the protein is encoded by the coding sequence ATGACGCCAGTACCATTTCTTTCCATCGTCGCGCCTTGTTATAACGAGGAAGAGGGCCTGCGTGAATTCTGCCGCCGCGCCGCCGCCGCGGCTTATAGCGTTGCCGGCGATGCCTTCGAGCTCATTCTCGTCGATGACGGCTCGTCCGACCGCACCTGGGAGATCATTTCCGACCTGGCGGCTGATGTGCCGCAGGTGCTCGGTATTCGTCTTCTGCGCAATCATGGCCACCAGCTGGCATCGACGGCGGGTCTTGCCGTGTCGCGGGGCGAGCGCGTGCTTTTGATCGATGCCGATCTTCAGGATCCGCCAGAGCTGCTTTTGATGATGATGCCGATCATGGAGCGCGGCGCCGACGTTGTTTACGGCCAGCGTACGCGCCGCCAGGGCGAAAGCTGGTTCAAACTCGCCTCCGCTTCGCTTTTCTATCGCGCCCTTTCCAGGCTCGCTTCCGTGACCATCCCACGCGATACCGGTGATTTCCGGCTGATGCGCCGGCGTGTCGTCGATATCCTGCTGGCGATGCCGGAGCGCGATCGCTTTATCCGTGGCATGGTCAGTTGGATCGGCGGCAAGCAGGTCGCGCTCCCCTATGAGCGTGACGCCCGCTTTGCCGGCACGACGAAATATCCGTTGCGCAAGATGATCAATTTTGCCCTGGATGCGATCACCAGCTTTTCAACGACACCACTGCGCATCAGCACATGGCTTGGCATGATCAGCGCCGGCGTCGCGATCGCGTTGCTCGTCTACACCTTCATTCGCTGGCTGCAGGGCGAAACGGTGACCGGCTGGTCGTCGATCATGGCCGCGGTCAGCGCGTTCAGCGCTATCCAGCTGATCTGCATCGGCATCATCGGCGAGTATCTCGGCCGACTGGTGCAGGAGAGCAAGAAGCGGCCGATGTTCATGGTCGAGACGATGGTGCGCGGCGGTGAACATGCAGAACTGTCGGTCGCTTTCTCGGAGATGAGCGCCAGCGACAGGCGCACGGCGCTGGATGCGGCCTTTGCATCCGAAGAGCCGCCGCGCTCGCAAAAGAACAGCCGGATCGGATAA
- a CDS encoding beta-xylosidase, whose amino-acid sequence MIEAAMIWNEPNNKSHWDPEIDPEWSLFAQMAILAADAIGAKNPELTKVLGGISPIDPLFISRMKNYGVLDHLDAVALHGFPLDWNLWQIHEWPEKINEIRAVTDLPIWVSEVGVSTFGAEEVQLWGLQRTAELLKGKVERLQWYSLYDLPRSWEATTRHREAEGSSYYRHYYMGILREDGTPKPALEEFAKHTPDFGLVQWFHFEDPRLDEAAAWMKRLGVKSVRTGLSWADRFRPNALDWFDRQMRALEDFDVTATFCFTPEHRGIAPHHTSPPLVPEEFAGFCEEMVERYAPRQESGHMSRVAKSAARLLGLESRASLGAG is encoded by the coding sequence ATGATCGAAGCTGCAATGATCTGGAACGAGCCGAACAACAAATCGCACTGGGATCCGGAAATCGATCCTGAATGGAGCCTATTTGCGCAAATGGCAATCCTCGCCGCCGATGCCATCGGAGCCAAGAATCCGGAACTGACGAAGGTACTCGGCGGGATATCTCCAATCGACCCCCTCTTCATCAGCCGCATGAAAAATTACGGCGTGCTCGATCACCTCGATGCCGTCGCGCTGCATGGATTCCCGCTCGACTGGAACCTCTGGCAGATCCATGAGTGGCCGGAGAAGATCAACGAAATTCGCGCTGTCACCGATCTGCCGATCTGGGTCAGCGAAGTGGGTGTCTCGACATTCGGCGCCGAGGAAGTGCAGTTGTGGGGTTTGCAACGAACTGCCGAGTTGCTCAAGGGTAAAGTCGAGCGCTTACAATGGTACAGCCTCTACGACCTCCCCCGATCATGGGAGGCAACCACCCGTCATCGCGAAGCCGAAGGCTCCTCCTATTACCGGCACTACTATATGGGCATTCTGCGTGAAGACGGAACGCCCAAACCGGCGCTTGAGGAGTTTGCCAAACACACGCCGGATTTCGGGCTGGTGCAATGGTTCCACTTCGAAGACCCGCGGCTGGATGAAGCCGCCGCCTGGATGAAGCGCTTGGGAGTAAAATCTGTGCGCACCGGGCTTTCCTGGGCTGACCGATTCCGGCCCAATGCCCTCGACTGGTTCGACCGGCAGATGCGTGCCCTCGAAGACTTCGACGTAACGGCGACATTCTGCTTCACGCCCGAGCATAGAGGTATCGCGCCGCACCATACGAGTCCGCCTCTGGTGCCCGAAGAATTTGCCGGGTTCTGCGAGGAAATGGTTGAGCGCTACGCACCGCGCCAGGAAAGCGGACATATGTCACGCGTTGCCAAGTCAGCTGCCCGATTGCTGGGCCTCGAATCACGTGCGTCCCTCGGAGCCGGCTAA
- a CDS encoding Coenzyme F420 hydrogenase/dehydrogenase, beta subunit C-terminal domain, which yields MGLDRYGQMKPTAPRTWLQGGDEEFARICPFSPMARDEDELAAEYFPRAENQDPLLGRFEAAFVGHVEEGEYRSKGSSGGMVTWVAAELLRLGLVDGVAHVKESDDPQLEGRLFHYSLSRNLQELQAGAKSRYYPVELSGVLQSIREAPGRYAVVGIPCFIKAVRLACADDPILKERIAFTLGLFCGHMKSARMAESFAWQMGEDIGRVKRLDYRIKSPDRPANWYRTQLTLENGDTRAQDWWHLADGDWGAGFFQNSACNFCDDVVAETADIAFGDAWKEPYSSDGRGTNVVIVRSKALLDAILAGIDDKRIALSHVDADFVVATQAAGFRQRREGLSFRLTWPRKGMRPRKRVRAGSHSLSSQRKAVYIMRYWISFWSHRVFSIARFLHSLRLYILWARAALACYQGVAYSRGPIGRIARSLGLAGSEGRT from the coding sequence ATGGGACTCGACCGATACGGGCAGATGAAGCCCACAGCCCCACGGACTTGGTTGCAGGGCGGTGATGAAGAGTTTGCCCGAATTTGCCCGTTTTCGCCAATGGCTCGCGACGAGGACGAATTGGCGGCCGAATATTTTCCCCGCGCGGAAAACCAAGACCCTCTACTGGGTCGTTTCGAGGCTGCTTTTGTCGGCCATGTCGAGGAAGGGGAATACCGTTCGAAGGGCAGTTCCGGGGGCATGGTCACCTGGGTGGCTGCGGAGCTGTTGCGCCTGGGGCTGGTTGACGGTGTGGCTCACGTCAAGGAGAGCGATGATCCGCAGTTGGAAGGGCGCCTGTTTCATTATTCGCTGTCACGCAATCTGCAGGAACTTCAGGCCGGCGCCAAATCTCGATATTATCCAGTCGAACTTTCCGGAGTGCTTCAGTCCATTCGCGAGGCGCCCGGCCGGTATGCCGTGGTTGGTATTCCCTGTTTCATCAAGGCGGTGCGACTAGCCTGTGCCGATGACCCAATATTGAAGGAGCGCATTGCCTTCACGCTTGGGCTGTTTTGCGGCCATATGAAAAGCGCGCGCATGGCTGAAAGCTTCGCGTGGCAGATGGGTGAGGATATCGGAAGGGTTAAACGGCTCGACTACAGGATAAAGTCCCCGGATCGACCTGCGAATTGGTATCGGACGCAACTGACACTCGAAAACGGAGATACGCGTGCCCAAGACTGGTGGCATCTGGCCGATGGGGACTGGGGGGCGGGCTTTTTTCAGAATTCCGCCTGCAATTTCTGCGACGACGTCGTCGCAGAAACGGCGGATATCGCTTTCGGGGATGCCTGGAAGGAGCCCTATTCCTCGGATGGACGAGGGACGAATGTGGTTATCGTCCGCTCAAAAGCACTTCTGGATGCGATCCTTGCTGGGATAGATGACAAGAGGATCGCACTGTCTCACGTCGACGCCGATTTTGTTGTAGCAACCCAAGCTGCGGGATTCCGTCAGCGTCGCGAGGGCCTCTCATTCCGTTTGACCTGGCCACGTAAGGGTATGCGCCCGCGCAAACGTGTCCGCGCCGGCAGCCATAGTCTGTCTTCGCAGCGCAAGGCGGTCTACATCATGCGCTACTGGATCAGCTTTTGGAGTCACCGGGTGTTTTCAATCGCCCGTTTCCTGCACAGCCTCAGACTTTACATCCTGTGGGCTCGTGCGGCCTTGGCATGCTATCAGGGGGTGGCTTATTCCCGAGGGCCGATCGGCAGGATAGCCCGGAGCCTGGGTTTAGCCGGCTCCGAGGGACGCACGTGA
- a CDS encoding ribbon-helix-helix domain-containing protein, with amino-acid sequence MAKMTISLPDNLAEYVENRVASGRYSSADAFLAELILKDQLHHKLDDDELRNILRQAEESGPSDRRIPDILSETKAKLRDNSL; translated from the coding sequence ATGGCGAAAATGACGATCTCGCTTCCGGATAATCTGGCGGAATACGTCGAAAACCGTGTCGCAAGCGGCAGATACAGCAGTGCTGACGCATTCCTGGCAGAGCTCATTCTGAAGGACCAGCTCCATCACAAGCTTGACGACGACGAACTGCGCAACATCCTGAGACAGGCTGAGGAAAGCGGCCCGAGCGATCGACGCATTCCCGACATCCTGTCGGAAACGAAGGCGAAGCTGCGTGACAATAGCCTATAG
- the ilvC gene encoding ketol-acid reductoisomerase, which translates to MRVYYDRDADLNLIKAKKVAIIGYGSQGRAHALNLKDSGAQNVVIALKAGSPTVKKAEADGFKVMTVAEAAAWADLMMMATPDELQADIYKADIAGNIRDGAAIAFAHGLNVHFGLIEPKASVDVVMIAPKGPGHTVRGEYQKGGGVPCLVAVHQNASGNALELALSYACGVGGGRSGIIETNFREECETDLFGEQVVLCGGLVELIRAGFETLVEAGYAPEMAYFECLHEVKLIVDLIYEGGIANMNYSISNTAEWGEYVSGPRIITAETKAEMKRVLKDIQTGKFTSDWMQEYRAGGSRFKGIRRLNDSHQIEEVGAKLRGMMPWIGKNKLVDKSVN; encoded by the coding sequence ATGCGCGTCTATTACGATCGTGATGCCGATCTCAACCTCATCAAGGCCAAGAAGGTCGCCATCATCGGCTACGGTTCGCAGGGCCGTGCCCATGCGCTGAACCTCAAGGACAGCGGCGCCCAGAACGTCGTCATCGCACTCAAGGCCGGTTCGCCCACAGTCAAGAAGGCCGAAGCCGACGGCTTCAAGGTCATGACGGTTGCCGAAGCTGCCGCCTGGGCAGACCTGATGATGATGGCCACCCCGGACGAACTGCAGGCCGACATCTATAAGGCTGACATCGCCGGCAACATCCGTGACGGTGCGGCAATCGCCTTCGCTCACGGCCTCAACGTTCATTTCGGCCTCATCGAGCCGAAGGCTTCGGTCGACGTCGTCATGATCGCACCGAAGGGCCCGGGCCACACGGTCCGCGGCGAATACCAGAAGGGCGGCGGCGTTCCTTGCCTCGTTGCCGTTCACCAGAACGCGTCCGGCAATGCGCTTGAACTGGCGCTCTCCTACGCCTGCGGTGTCGGCGGCGGCCGTTCCGGCATCATCGAAACCAACTTCCGCGAAGAGTGCGAAACCGACCTCTTCGGCGAACAGGTCGTTCTCTGCGGCGGTCTGGTCGAGCTCATCCGCGCTGGTTTCGAAACGCTAGTTGAAGCCGGTTACGCGCCTGAGATGGCCTATTTCGAATGCCTGCACGAAGTGAAGCTCATCGTCGACCTGATCTATGAAGGCGGCATCGCCAACATGAACTACTCGATCTCCAACACGGCCGAATGGGGCGAATATGTCTCCGGTCCGCGCATCATCACCGCCGAGACCAAGGCCGAGATGAAGCGTGTCCTCAAGGACATCCAGACCGGCAAGTTCACGTCCGATTGGATGCAGGAATACCGCGCCGGCGGCTCGCGCTTCAAGGGCATCCGCCGCCTGAACGACAGCCACCAGATCGAGGAAGTCGGCGCCAAGCTGCGCGGCATGATGCCCTGGATCGGCAAGAACAAGCTGGTCGACAAGTCGGTCAACTAA
- a CDS encoding TIGR04290 family methyltransferase, with protein sequence MNEKARLESDIAALRPWFHNLRINGVQTAPDHFLGDYPSFKWAHFQQVVPEDLNGCSVLDIGCNAGFYSLEMKRRNAGRVVGIDSDPHYLRQAEFAARETGEDIEFKLMSVYEVEKLRERFDLVLFMGVLYHLRHPLLALDLLHEHVVGGKMLFQCMQRGEEEVAALEENYDFSDATIFEQHGFPKLYFVEERYAGDPTNWFIPNKAAVEAMLRSAGFVIRANPEREVYLVEHGTRHPMAEPPPALC encoded by the coding sequence ATGAATGAGAAAGCTCGACTGGAAAGCGACATCGCAGCCCTGAGGCCATGGTTTCACAATCTGCGAATTAACGGCGTTCAAACCGCGCCGGATCATTTCCTCGGTGACTATCCGTCCTTCAAATGGGCACACTTTCAGCAGGTTGTGCCTGAAGATCTCAACGGATGCAGCGTTCTGGACATCGGCTGCAACGCCGGGTTCTACTCGCTTGAAATGAAAAGAAGAAATGCCGGGCGGGTCGTCGGAATCGATTCCGACCCGCATTATCTCAGGCAAGCTGAGTTCGCAGCCAGAGAGACAGGTGAGGATATCGAGTTCAAGCTGATGTCGGTGTACGAGGTGGAAAAACTCAGGGAGAGATTTGACCTGGTCCTTTTCATGGGTGTCCTTTATCACCTGCGGCATCCGCTACTGGCACTCGACCTTCTGCATGAGCATGTTGTCGGCGGAAAGATGCTGTTTCAATGCATGCAGCGGGGTGAAGAGGAAGTCGCGGCACTCGAGGAAAATTACGACTTCTCCGACGCGACAATATTTGAGCAGCACGGCTTTCCGAAGCTTTATTTCGTGGAAGAACGTTACGCCGGCGACCCCACCAATTGGTTCATTCCGAACAAGGCGGCAGTCGAAGCGATGCTGAGAAGCGCTGGGTTTGTCATTCGTGCAAATCCGGAACGGGAAGTTTATCTGGTGGAACATGGGACGCGCCATCCCATGGCGGAACCGCCTCCGGCACTTTGCTGA
- a CDS encoding TetR/AcrR family transcriptional regulator, whose amino-acid sequence MGAMIVSVDTAEPSEFSPRQNAVLEQALQLLVDGGEKALTTSGVARAANCSKESLYKWFGDRDGLLSAMIAYQASKVRTFERNGERLTAASLHDHVVIFARDLLEVLAGDVSLALNRLAIGQSNRDGSKLGKLLLERGRRQIDRRAMALIDAGKRAGLLRFSDADEAYHTLYGLVVSDLHVRMLLGEPGLKDTARQAERAVTAFLRLYGTDKVLAEMPVLG is encoded by the coding sequence ATGGGAGCCATGATCGTGTCCGTCGATACCGCAGAGCCGAGCGAATTTTCGCCGCGCCAGAACGCCGTTCTGGAGCAGGCGTTGCAGTTGCTCGTCGATGGCGGCGAGAAGGCGCTGACGACTTCGGGTGTGGCGCGCGCCGCCAATTGTTCGAAGGAAAGCCTCTATAAGTGGTTCGGTGATCGCGACGGGCTGCTGTCTGCGATGATCGCCTATCAGGCGAGCAAGGTGCGCACCTTCGAGCGCAATGGCGAGCGGCTGACGGCGGCGAGCCTGCACGACCATGTCGTCATTTTTGCGCGTGACTTGCTGGAGGTGCTCGCCGGCGACGTCTCGCTGGCGCTGAACCGGCTGGCGATCGGCCAGTCCAACCGCGACGGCTCGAAACTCGGCAAGCTGCTGCTCGAGCGCGGCCGCCGCCAGATCGACCGGCGCGCCATGGCGCTGATCGATGCCGGGAAGCGGGCAGGGCTCCTGCGTTTTTCCGATGCCGACGAGGCTTATCACACGCTTTATGGCCTTGTTGTTTCCGACCTGCATGTGCGCATGCTGCTCGGCGAACCGGGCCTCAAGGATACCGCACGCCAGGCGGAGAGGGCGGTCACCGCCTTCCTCAGGCTCTATGGCACGGACAAGGTTCTGGCGGAGATGCCGGTTCTCGGCTGA
- a CDS encoding class I SAM-dependent methyltransferase — MPLERTFYFYEENAETYANRARGLPKQQLDAFLAGLAPGAAILELGCGGGQDSAYMLAHGFDVTPTDGSAELARKAEVLIGRSIRVMLFQELDADSAFDGVWAQASLLHVPRPELPAVFARIRRALRTGGIIHATFKAGDAEGHDGFGRYYNYPSAEWLSELLTKGGWRNIAISESDGGGYDGKPTRWLVVGAQR; from the coding sequence ATGCCTCTTGAGCGCACCTTTTACTTCTATGAGGAAAATGCCGAGACCTACGCCAACCGGGCGCGCGGCCTGCCAAAGCAGCAGCTCGATGCCTTTCTCGCTGGGCTTGCGCCGGGTGCGGCCATCCTCGAACTCGGCTGCGGCGGCGGGCAGGACAGCGCCTACATGCTGGCGCACGGTTTCGACGTGACGCCGACGGATGGCTCGGCCGAGCTTGCAAGAAAGGCCGAAGTGCTGATCGGCAGGTCGATCAGGGTCATGTTGTTCCAAGAGCTCGACGCCGATAGCGCCTTCGACGGAGTCTGGGCACAGGCAAGCCTTCTCCACGTCCCGAGGCCCGAGCTGCCCGCCGTCTTCGCCCGCATCCGGCGTGCCCTGAGGACGGGCGGCATCATTCACGCGACATTCAAGGCAGGCGATGCGGAAGGCCATGACGGCTTCGGTCGTTATTACAACTACCCCTCAGCCGAATGGCTGTCGGAGCTTTTGACGAAGGGCGGCTGGCGGAATATCGCCATCAGCGAAAGCGACGGCGGCGGCTATGACGGCAAGCCGACCCGCTGGCTCGTGGTGGGCGCGCAACGATAA
- a CDS encoding polysaccharide pyruvyl transferase family protein has protein sequence MLKVGILTFHRCINYGSYWQARCLAEGLASMGVEAVLLEHMSDRVNRAEWQCALQPLLPVATPKEDHPLYKAKIRKFFHSFASLPLSSPFPLENPAAMDEFSLVVVGSDEVWNLRHPWYGGYPVFYGEGLRCGRTISYAATFGSLASSERLEGWAEKLRKFSHISVRDLHSERIIRETLGREPELVLDPCLQFPQMKTASRDDGDAASYIAVYGHSFPTWFQNAVRRWAGDRGYPLVSIGYRNDWADEQWIDAGPEDFARFISDAKAVVTNFFHGCVFSLVNEKPFACVLSDYRSNKIRDLMQLVRAEHHVLTEDTIPSHLDVILDNPLPAAISQQITSLRHRSTAYLSHALQ, from the coding sequence ATGCTTAAGGTCGGGATTCTTACCTTTCATCGCTGCATAAACTACGGCTCCTATTGGCAGGCACGCTGTCTGGCCGAAGGCCTCGCGTCCATGGGAGTCGAAGCCGTTCTCCTGGAACACATGTCCGATCGCGTGAACCGCGCCGAATGGCAATGCGCGCTGCAACCGCTGCTTCCTGTTGCAACGCCGAAGGAAGACCACCCGCTCTATAAAGCGAAGATCCGGAAATTCTTTCACTCCTTTGCCAGCTTACCTCTTTCATCGCCTTTTCCCTTGGAGAATCCGGCCGCAATGGACGAGTTTTCGCTCGTCGTCGTCGGCAGCGACGAGGTGTGGAACCTTCGCCATCCCTGGTATGGCGGGTATCCAGTGTTTTATGGTGAGGGCCTGCGATGCGGGCGCACTATCTCCTATGCCGCGACATTTGGAAGTCTGGCATCGTCGGAGCGGCTGGAGGGTTGGGCGGAAAAGTTGCGAAAGTTTTCTCATATTTCAGTCCGGGATCTCCATTCGGAGCGGATCATCCGCGAGACGCTGGGACGGGAGCCAGAACTCGTTCTCGACCCGTGTCTGCAATTTCCGCAGATGAAGACTGCGAGCAGAGATGACGGGGATGCGGCATCTTATATAGCCGTTTACGGGCACAGTTTTCCAACGTGGTTCCAGAATGCGGTGCGCCGGTGGGCAGGAGATCGGGGCTATCCGCTCGTCAGCATCGGCTATCGGAACGATTGGGCCGACGAGCAATGGATCGATGCCGGGCCGGAGGACTTCGCCAGGTTCATATCCGACGCTAAGGCTGTCGTGACGAACTTCTTTCATGGGTGCGTGTTTTCGCTTGTCAACGAAAAGCCGTTTGCATGCGTCCTCTCCGATTATCGCTCCAACAAGATTCGCGATCTGATGCAGCTTGTCCGCGCCGAGCATCATGTCCTCACCGAGGATACGATTCCATCGCATCTAGATGTTATTCTTGATAACCCACTTCCCGCGGCTATCTCGCAACAAATAACTTCCTTGCGTCATAGATCCACCGCCTATCTCAGCCATGCCTTGCAATAG